One Brachyhypopomus gauderio isolate BG-103 chromosome 15, BGAUD_0.2, whole genome shotgun sequence genomic region harbors:
- the LOC143475957 gene encoding uncharacterized protein F54H12.2-like, protein MSAECAKTELDIFTLPYTQTSIEKYAYVEIPPLSSVADGGAPIDFYVAGNSDDYLDLNNTFLYLRCKITNPDGTDIAADAKVGVVNYPIASLFSQVDVMLGDRLISQSSNTYPYRAVMECLMNYGKDTLETQFSSGMFYKDTAEHMDATDPAGRNMGLRSRAAFSGESSPFDLIGYIHSDIFFQDKFLLNGVDLKIKFVRSKDEFCLMKEGQTDYVIKILTASLFVKKVTVSPAVKLGHAHALLNATAKYPMERVCMKTFSLPAGSRVCTQENLFLGPLPKTVVIGMVDNDAYVGAYNKNPFNFKHYDTEFIALYVDGTQHPAKPFQPNFQAGNAVRKYHSLILASGKHLKDQALSIGREEYIGGYTLLAFNLSPDDEGGQHLSLIKSGNMRMELRFKNPLPRTINLVIYATFDTILQINNHRNVLIDYQ, encoded by the coding sequence ATGTCGGCCGAATGCGCCAAAACGGAACTGGATATCTTCACTCTGCCTTATACTCAAACGAGTATCGAAAAGTACGCGTACGTGGAAATACCGCCGCTTTCATCCGTTGCAGACGGAGGAGCGCCGATAGATTTTTACGTAGCGGGTAATAGCGACGATTACCTGGATCTCAACAACACTTTTTTATACCTAAGATGTAAAATCACAAACCCTGACGGAACCGACATAGCCGCCGACGCAAAGGTCGGCGTCGTGAACTACCCGATAGCCTCCCTTTTTTCACAAGTGGACGTTATGCTAGGAGACCGACTCATCAGTCAGTCGAGTAATACGTACCCTTACAGAGCAGTCATGGAATGCCTCATGAATTACGGCAAGGACACGCTGGAGACTCAGTTTTCAAGCGGTATGTTTTACAAGGACACTGCGGAGCATATGGATGCTACGGACCCGGCGGGCCGGAACATGGGTCTCAGAAGCAGAGCCGCGTTTAGCGGCGAAAGTAGTCCCTTTGACCTGATCGGATACATTCACTCCGATATATTTTTTCAGGATAAATTTTTACTGAACGGAGTGGACCTGAAAATTAAATTTGTAAGGAGTAAAGACGAGTTTTGTCTGATGAAAGAAGGACAGACGGACTACGTTATAAAAATACTCACGGCTTCTCTTTTTGTGAAAAAAGTCACCGTGTCTCCCGCTGTGAAGTTGGGCCACGCGCACGCGCTTCTGAACGCCACAGCCAAGTACCCCATGGAAAGGGTGTGCATGAAGACCTTCAGTTTACCCGCGGGGAGCCGCGTATGCACCCAAGAAAATCTGTTCCTGGGCCCTCTTCCAAAAACCGTCGTTATAGGAATGGTGGATAACGACGCGTACGTAGGAGCCTACAATAAAAACCCCTTTAATTTCAAACACTACGACACGGAGTTTATCGCACTCTACGTGGACGGAACCCAACATCCCGCTAAGCCTTTTCAACCGAATTTTCAAGCCGGTAACGCCGTTCGCAAATATCACTCGCTAATTCTGGCTTCGGGAAAACACCTTAAAGATCAAGCTCTTTCCATCGGTCGTGAAGAGTACATAGGAGGCTACACATTGCTGGCTTTCAATCTATCCCCCGACGATGAAGGAGGGCAGCATCTGTCGCTGATAAAGTCCGGAAATATGAGAATGGAACTCCGGTTTAAAAATCCTCTGCCGAGGACCATAAATCTCGTTATTTACGCAACGTTCGATACCATACTGCAAATAAATAACCACCGTAACGTGCTCATCGACTACCAATAA